The segment GGGCTGCAGGCGCCGGGCGATGTGTCGCGCGAGATCCGCAAGCGCCTGACCGCGGTCGCCAATGCGCGCAGCCGGGTGGGATGGCGCAGCCGCAAGGCGCTGGTCGACGACCTGGACGGCCTGCGCCGCGCCGTCGCGGAGCAGGTGGCCGGCACCGATCCCGTCGAGGCGCTCGACCTGATGTGGCGCTTCCTGGAATTGGGCGCCCCGGTTTTCGCGCGCTGCGAGGACCGCACGGGGACGGTCATGGCGGTGTTCGAGGCGGCCGTGGCCGACCTTGCGAGCCTCGCCGCGGCGGCGAAGGCCGATCCCATGGCATTGGCGGAGCGCGCCTGCCGCGCCCTCTGCGACAACGGCGACGGCCAGTATGACGGGCTGATCGTGGCGCTGGCGCCGGTGCTCGGGGCGGACGGCCTGGAGCATCTGAAGGCGCTGCTTCTGGACCTGGCGAAGACGCCGCCGCCGAAGCCGCCGCAGAAGGAGCGTGTGATCTTCGGCTGGAGCACGGCGGGGCCGATCTATGCGGACGACGTCGAGAGATCCGCCCGGGCGAGCGCCGTGAGGCTCGCCCTGCAAGCCATCGCCGACCTGCAGGGCGACGTCGACGCCTTCATCGCCCAGCAGAGCGGGAAGGCGCGGACCGCGCCGGGCGTCGCCGTGGAGATCGCCCGCCGCCTGCTCGCGGCGGGCCGTGCGGCGGAGGCCCTGCAGGCGCTCGATGCCGTCGATACGGAGGCGCGCGGCTGGATCCCGCTGGAATGGGAGCAGGCGCGCGCGGACACGCTGGAGGCGCTCGGCCGCCGCGAGGCGGCGCAGGCGTTCCGCTGGTCCTGCTTCGAGCGGAGCCTGGAGCCCGCGCACCTGCGCGCCTTCCTGAAGCGGCTGCCGGATTTCGACGACATGGAGGCCGAGGAGCGGGCGATGGCCTATGCGCTGGGGTTTCCGGCGGTGCATCAGGCGCTGGCCTTCTTCCTGGAGTGGCCGGCGCCGGACAAGGCGGCGCGCCTGGTGACGGCCCGCGCCGGCGAGATCGACGGCGACCACTACCAGATCCTGACGCCGGCCGCCGAGGTCCTGGAAGCGGACCATCCGCTGGCGGCGACGATCCTGCGGCGCGCGATGATAGATTTCACGCTCGGCCACGGCCGGTCGAGCCGCTATCGCCATGCGGCGCGCGACCTCCAGGCCTGCGCCGTCCTGGCGGGGCGAATCGACGATGCCGGCGGGATCGAGGCGCACGACGCGTATGTGGCCGGCCTGCGGATGGCGCACGGCCGGAAGAGCGGCTTCTGGCGGCGCGTCTCCTGACGGTCCGCGCACGAAAACGCCCCGCCGGAGGGCCCGGCGGGGCGTTCGCGCGTCAGTCTATGGCCGTCGCGGACGACGGCGTGGCGTCAGCGCTTCGGCGTGCCTTCGGCGCTGCCGCCGCCGGTGGCACTGCCTTCCGTGGCAGCGGAACCGGTGCGTGCCGGCGAAGCGCCGGTCGTCGGGGTCGTGACGCTACGCGGCATCGGCGAGGTCCCCTCGGGGCTGGGCCGGGCCGCCGCGCTGCCGCCGCCGGTGGCACTGCCTCCGGTCGCGGCCGAGCCGGTCCGTGCCGGCGCGGCGCCGGTGCTTGGGGTCGTCACACCGCGCGGCATCGGCGAGGTGCCCTTCCCATCGGGCTTGGCTTCGGCGCTGCCGCCGCCGGTGGCGCTGCCTTCGGTTGCGGCCGAGCCGGTGCGCATCGCATCCGCACCGGTCGGCGGTGTGCCGGCGGTGGACGGGGTCGCGGTGGGCCCGCTGCCGGTCGTCGTGCCGGAGGCCGCAATGGCCGGGGCGGCCAGGAGAATGGTGGCGAGGGCGGCGGTCGTGGTTAGCAGTCGCATCAGCGTTCCTTCGGGATCCCGAGGATCCTCTTCAGCGGGTCTTGCCTGGATTGGCGTGCGAAGCAGGTGCCCCAGTAAGAAACGCCGAAGCAAAAGGTTCCCGAGAAGGAAGACGTCGGACCGCTGGCCCGACCGGCGCCGCGGTCGCAGGCAATGAACGACCGGCCGATCCGCTGTCACCGCCGCCCTGGTGGGCCGTCGGAAAACAGTCGGCAGCGGATCGCCGGCCGTCGATGCCTCGCGGGGGGCCGGCTCAGGCCATCCGGTCGCCGGACAGCACCATGCAGGCGACGCCCTGACGGGAGAGGGTGTCGCAGGCCGCACCGGCATGATCGGCGGAGAGGCCGACGAGCCATGCACGGTAGAGAACGGAGCCGTCGCCGCGGGTGACCGGGCTGACCACCGGGCGGCCGGCGCTCAGCAGCGCGCCGGCCTTGCCGCGCGCCGTCTCGGCGGCCGCCTCGGCCAGGGCCGGGCTGGAGAAGGCACCGACCTGAATGCCGGGACCGCCGTTCGACGGTGCGGCGCTGGCCGTCCGCGTCGGTGCCGCCGGCGCGGCGAGTGCGGCGGAGAGCTGCGTCGCCGACATCGCGGTGACGGAACGGGCCGAGACGGGCGTGGCCGGCGCGCCGGTGGGCAGGAAGCTGGCCGTGACGATCGTGCCCTTCGCCGCCGCGCGCGGGCTCTCGGCCGGCGCCGAGGCGACCAGGGTCGGCGCCGGCGTTGCGGGCGGCGTGCGGACTGGCGCGGGAGCGGGCGCCGGGGCGGCCGTCACGATCGGTGCGGGTGCGGGTGCGGGGGCCGGACGCGGCGCGGGGGCCGGGGTCGACGGGGCCGGGGCCGCGGACGCCAGCACGACCGGCGCGCGCTGCGGCGTATCGCCGGCGGCGGAGCGGCGGTTGAGGTCCGCGGTCGTGGCACTGCCCGATCCGCCGGCCGATCCGCCTGAACGACGCGCCGGTGC is part of the Constrictibacter sp. MBR-5 genome and harbors:
- a CDS encoding DUF6880 family protein; translated protein: MPPKTTLNAKNLEALGAERLAALLMEVSAGDAAAKRKLRMALVGLQAPGDVSREIRKRLTAVANARSRVGWRSRKALVDDLDGLRRAVAEQVAGTDPVEALDLMWRFLELGAPVFARCEDRTGTVMAVFEAAVADLASLAAAAKADPMALAERACRALCDNGDGQYDGLIVALAPVLGADGLEHLKALLLDLAKTPPPKPPQKERVIFGWSTAGPIYADDVERSARASAVRLALQAIADLQGDVDAFIAQQSGKARTAPGVAVEIARRLLAAGRAAEALQALDAVDTEARGWIPLEWEQARADTLEALGRREAAQAFRWSCFERSLEPAHLRAFLKRLPDFDDMEAEERAMAYALGFPAVHQALAFFLEWPAPDKAARLVTARAGEIDGDHYQILTPAAEVLEADHPLAATILRRAMIDFTLGHGRSSRYRHAARDLQACAVLAGRIDDAGGIEAHDAYVAGLRMAHGRKSGFWRRVS